From Trichoplusia ni isolate ovarian cell line Hi5 chromosome 11, tn1, whole genome shotgun sequence, the proteins below share one genomic window:
- the LOC113498820 gene encoding E3 ubiquitin-protein ligase Ubr3: MSNSTAQVLMKKGKRGAAAYIHADCENGSPQHLGPLLDVLLNPGKAIDEWETIDWCRWLLAGGRTPDEFATIVRSYDKHDKCGLVWIPRVVAYRCRTCGISPCMSICRECFHRGDHSTHDFNMFLSQAGGACDCGDKSVMKEDGFCSNHGNKCPRPGDVPAALMCVAEAMMPRLILRLLQHFRENSCCGTQPTSDNYRITVQECEGYVKMLMEFNNMGDLMRSAMTKALINPQMYRNLVVPPFPDTEYGCYMAESNKMYERALEMFPAPEPPDEYRHLPALAPRLQHNTLLDEFIFWTFKYEFPQNVVCFLLNMLPDQDYKEHLTRTFVMHYARIPLVLEDAADPDTLSNRVVHMSVQLFSNEALALRCVQQLHLLHVMVLSLRLMMGKILVQNTLHDPDQNFHYVIDCTRRVMKEHCYWPLVSDFNNVLSHKSVALLFLQDDALVDMWFEFLSMLQGMNVNIREVGGHIEFEPSSYYAAFSCELEAAAYPMWSVLSHLTEAEHAPLARRIIAAALTYLQEWLDAVHFTAPHMERSEVMHASFHFPLHRYLAAFLCAGVRSMGVRAADVLPPPDLLALLAVHPLRVQSLFYEILAGVWVRNGLQIKGQAMTYIQANFCNSMVDMDIYWLQVCAAHLPADQFLDMCIDMFGCREWLSMLPMLPSQAAEQDAMVEGLLTFLAILVSSRTNLGNDELTQSRLEVSTLLAAGDKTHSQLLELMPERSGNAHTRNFETVLKELSTYRPPPKGSENLEQGLFVPKPIVWEQYYDPLHVLRRAVHRRDFHASMERFSTYVREKQKGAAASAGAAGAAGAESAASSSGGAGVLWPPLRAAGAGPAGAGDPRALCASGVLHGALLAVLHRGVHRRAPDAPAPHAPPDHVLALAVYLLHVAAELRAERLAAHARDVMVAEGARASVHGVPLLGAFAGSAVCDNARTVVASVPARKPQPPQPHAFPAHYNHHNHSDSDTEWEPSESDLLRPLLPTSTSLPATSTALAVPTSLQVARGESMADDQSDAGGDSPLIRALEDVSHESQALALQPFDAEMSLALTTSSDLDTPPVPIEYDMEGSEWSPHVTMPALPAPPAPPALRAPREPHAPHEPREPHQPSTSNQVQLLTQSEDSIPVNESIISLLLKLHSQLSGRLDSFSLDEPAPESQEPIGDGPFFIGRVLRKLAALDARCAAAIAHVRHSLWPHQRERQAEQRARERREKEERSRRARERQQQLMREFARRQQQFMSAMQLDGAEAGAMDWEEEEAVEKDYDCVICNTTTPTTPADPIGLVVLLQSTSVLGHRRRAGGGGARLALSEVERARLQAQHETTAAAHHYRLHDDLHQHFDQESWLVSVSVGWEGGVHVQGCGHHLHLRCLAAYLRALAAPQRPHNLHVERGEFLCPVCRQLANAVLPLAPPPPLPRSPPRAHLATAQRLQDMLEKDHPLPPPSRLSEAMGKAMEDMTATAGGKLKQRYGSSPAAIFTFVASLVRTNLECELVQRGGTLQTCVAPRYKLRNECIVPLMVVAGAHSRVLWGAGAGFGAAAAWAALVAAPAPAPGGAAPPATTAAAAARPVPLLLRDPTALLMQFLLLAPPEPPYLDLQDFTCIVRALYSLSYYQVVCQFLASASAEGRAALLAPARPGEPAGLRAAARTLLTALAGSDLFTEDGPPGASAPLDLADMERQLQELLLPFLRIAALLRHHLYGAALPEVSTPRLEFVRLAYYLELVTEGMEWASWAAGRALAPDSAAAARAWARQLGGAAARGQLAVRRLLRSMAVHWTQPALLALPRDYDRLFTYYHERVCLQCGAVPKEASVCLLCGTLVCLKQPCCRQHQVAEAVQHAMECGGGTGIFLVVTSTYIIVIRGRRACLWGSLYLDDYDEEDRDLKRGKPLYLSQDRLELLQAQWLAHRFDHTKRTWVWHRDSL; this comes from the exons ATGTCTAATTCGACCGCGCAAGTGCTTATGAAAAAGGGTAAACGGGGTGCTGCCGCATACATACACGCGGACTGTGAGAATGGCTCACCACAGCACCtgggtccactgctggacgtactGCTGAACCCTGGGAAGGCCATAGACGAGTGGGAGACGATAGACTGGTGCCGGTGGCTGCTGGCCGGCGGCAGGACGCCTGACGAGTTCGCGACTATAG TCCGGAGCTACGACAAACACGACAAATGCGGGCTGGTGTGGATCCCGCGCGTCGTGGCGTACAGATGTCGCACATGCGGCATATCGCCGTGCATGTCCATATGCCGCGAGTGCTTCCACCGCGGCGACCACTCTACGCACGACTTCAACATGTTCCTGTCACAGGCCGGCGGCGCCTGCGACTGTGGAGACAAGTCTGTCATGAAGGAAGATGG GTTCTGCAGCAACCACGGTAACAAATGCCCGCGGCCGGGGGACGTGCCCGCCGCGCTCATGTGTGTCGCGGAGGCCATGATGCCGCGGCTCATACTGCGTCTGCTACAACACTTCAGAGAAAACAG TTGTTGCGGCACACAGCCCACGTCAGACAACTACAGGATCACGGTCCAGGAGTGCGAGGGCTACGTCAAGATGCTGATGGAGTTCAACAACATGGGCGACCTTATGCGGTCGGCCATGACAAAGGCGCTCATCAACCCACAG ATGTACCGCAACCTGGTGGTTCCGCCGTTTCCCGACACAGAATACGGCTGTTACATGGCCGAGTCCAACAAAATGTATGAGAGAGCGCTCGAGATGTTCCCAGCACCAGAACCGCCTGACGA ATATCGGCATCTGCCTGCATTAGCTCCACGTCTCCAACACAATACTCTGCTCGACGAGTTCATATTCTGGACGTTCAAGTACGAGTTCCCGCAGAACGTCGTCTGCTTCCTACTCAACATGCTGCCCGACCAAGATTATAAG GAGCACCTGACGCGCACGTTCGTGATGCACTACGCGCGCATCCCGCTGGTGCTGGAGGACGCGGCCGACCCCGACACGCTGTCCAACCGCGTCGTGCACATGTCCGTGCAGCTGTTCTCCAACGAGGCGCTGGCGCTGCGCTGCGTGCAGCAGCTGCACCTGCTGCACGTCATGGTGCTGTCGCTGCGCCTCATGATGGGCAAGATCCTGGTGCAGAACACGCTGCACGACCCCGACCAGAACTTCCACTACGTCATCGACTGCACGCGCCGCGTCATGAAGGAGCACTGCTACTGGCCGCTCGTCTCCGACTTCAATAACGTCCTGAGCCACAAGAGTGTGGCGCTACTGTTTCTGCAAGATGACGCGCTTGTCGATATGTGGTTCGAATTTTTGTCGATGCTGCAAG GAATGAACGTGAACATCCGCGAGGTGGGCGGGCACATCGAGTTCGAGCCGTCGTCGTACTACGCGGCGTTCTCGTGCGAGCTGGAGGCGGCGGCCTACCCCATGTGGTCGGTGTTGTCGCACCTCACGGAGGCCGAGCACGCGCCGCTGGCGCGCCGCATCATCGCCGCCGCGCTCACCTACCTGCAGGAGTGGCTGGACGCCGTGCACTTCACGGCGCCGCACATGGAGCGG TCGGAGGTGATGCACGCGTCGTTCCACTTCCCGCTGCACCGCTACCTGGCGGCCTTCCTGTGCGCCGGCGTGCGCAGCATGGGCGTGCGCGCGGCCGACGTGCTGCCGCCGCCCGACCTGCTGGCGCTGCTGGCCGTGCACCCGCTGCGAGTGCAG AGCCTGTTCTACGAGATCTTGGCGGGTGTGTGGGTACGAAACGGCCTGCAGATCAAAGGCCAAGCCATGACATACATTCAGGCCAACTTCTGCAACTCCATGGTCGACATGGACATCTACTGGCTGCAAGTGTGCGCGGCTCACCTGCCCGCCGACCAGTTCCTCGACATGTGTATAGATAT GTTTGGATGCCGCGAGTGGCTGAGCATGCTCCCGATGTTACCGTCGCAGGCCGCGGAACAAGACGCCATGGTCGAAGGACTGCTCACCTTTCTGGCCATCCTCGTCTCCTCTCGAACTAATCTCG GTAACGACGAGCTGACACAGTCGCGACTGGAGGTGAGCACGCTGCTGGCGGCGGGCGACAAGACGCACTCGCAGCTGCTCGAGCTGATGCCCGAGCGTTCCGGCAACGCGCACACCAGGAACTTTGAAACCGTGCTCAAAGAG TTGTCAACATATCGTCCACCGCCGAAAGGATCAGAAAACTTGGAGCAAGGTCTATTCGTACCAAAGCCTATCGTGTGGGAGCAGTACTATGACCCGCTGCACGTGCTGCGCCGCGCCGTGCACAGGAGGGACTTCCACGCGTCCATGGAGCGGTTCTCCACATA TGTACGAGAAAAGCAAAAGGGAGCGGCGGCTTCAGCGGGCGCGGCGGGAGCGGCGGGCGCGGAGAGCGCAGCGAGTagcagcggcggcgcgggcgtgcTGTGGCCCCCGctgcgcgcggcgggcgcgggcccggcgggcgcgggcgacCCGCGCGCGCTGTGCGCGTCGGGCGTGCTGCACGGCGCGCTGCTGGCCGTGCTGCACCGCGGCGTGCACCGGCGCGCGCCCgacgcgcccgcgccgcacgcgccgcccgACCACGTGCTGGCGCTGGCCGTGTACCTGCTGCACGTGGCGGCCGAGCTGCGCGCCGAGCGGCTGGCGGCGCACGCGCGCGACGTCATGGTGGCCGAGGGCGCGCGCGCCAGCGTGCACGGCGTGCCGCTGCTGGGCGCCTTCGCTGGCTCCGCCGTCTGCGACAACGCGCGCACCGTCGTGGCCAGCGTGCCCGCGCGCAAGCCGCAGCCGCCGCAGCCGCACGCCTTCCCCGCGCACTACAACCACCACAACCACTCCGACA GTGACACAGAATGGGAGCCATCAGAGAGTGATTTATTACGACCACTGCTCCCCACATCGACATCATTACCAGCCACGAGTACTGCACTAGCTGTACCCACCTCATTACAG GTGGCGCGCGGAGAGTCGATGGCTGATGACCAATCAGACGCGGGCGGAGACTCTCCGCTTATACGAGCACTTGAG GACGTGTCTCACGAGAGCCAAGCGCTGGCGCTACAGCCTTTCGACGCGGAGATGAGCCTTGCGCTCACCACCTCCTCAGACCTGGACACGCCGCCCGTGCCCATCGAGTATG ACATGGAGGGCAGCGAGTGGAGCCCGCACGTGACGATGCCGGCCctgcccgcgccgcccgcgccgcccgcgctgcGCGCGCCGCGCgagccgcacgcgccgcacgaGCCGCGCGAGCCGCACCAGCCCTCCACCAGCAACCAG GTACAACTACTGACACAATCGGAGGACTCGATCCCGGTGAACGAGTCTATAATATCGCTGCTGCTCAAGCTGCACTCGCAGCTGTCTGGCAGACTGGACTCGTTCTCACTGGACGAGCCCGCGCCAGAATCACAAGAACCTATCG GCGACGGGCCGTTCTTCATCGGGCGCGTGCTGCGCAAGCTGGCGGCGCTGGACgcgcgctgcgccgccgccaTCGCGCACGTGCGGCACTCGCTGTGGCCGCACCAGCGCGAGCGCCAGGCCGAGCAGCGGGCACG AGAGCGTCGCGAGAAAGAGGAGCGTTCCCGACGCGCCCGCGAACGTCAACAACAGCTGATGCGCGAGTTCGCGCGGAGACAACAGCAGTTCATGTCGGCCATGCAGCTGGACGGGGCCGAGGCTGGCGCCATGGACTGGGAGGAGGAGGAGGCCGTCGAGAAGGACTACGACTGCGTCATCTGTAACACCACCACACCCACCACACCCGCTGATCCTATAGGGCTGGTTGTGCTGCTGCAG TCGACGTCGGTGCTGGGCCaccggcggcgcgcgggcggcggcggcgcgcgcctgGCGCTGTCCGAGGTGGAGCGCGCGCGCCTGCAGGCGCAGCACGAGACcaccgccgccgcgcaccaCTACCGCCTGCACGACGACCTGCACCAGCACTTCGACCAG GAGTCGTGGCTGGTGTCGGTGTCGGTGGGCTGGGAGGGCGGCGTGCACGTGCAGGGCTGCGGCCACCACCTGCACCTGCGCTGCCTGGCCGCCTACCTGCGCGCGCTGGCGGCGCCGCAGCGGCCGCACAACCTGCACGTGGAGCGCGGCGAGTTCCTGTGCCCCGTGTGCCGCCAGCTGGCCAACGCCGTGCTGCCgctggcgccgccgccgccgctgccgcgctcgccgccgcgcgcgcACCTGGCCACCGCGCAGCGCCTGCAGGACATGCTCGAGAAGGACCACCCGCTGCCC ccCCCCAGCCGACTTTCGGAAGCGATGGGCAAGGCAATGGAAGACATGACGGCGACGGCGGGAGGCAAGCTGAAGCAGCGCTATGGGTCGTCGCCTGCCGCCATTTTCACGTTCGTAGCATCGCTGGTGCGCACCAACCTGGAGTGCGAGCTGGTACAGCGTGGAGGCACGCTGCAGACCTGCGTGGCGCCGCGGTACAAGCTGCGCAATGAATGCATCG TGCCGCTGATGGTGGTGGCGGGCGCGCACTCGCGCGTGCtgtggggcgcgggcgcgggcttcggcgcggcggcggcgtgggcGGCGCTGGTggcggcgcccgcgcccgcgcccggcggggccgcgccgcccgccaccaCGGCGGCCGCGGCGGCGCGCCCCGTGCCGCTGCTGCTGCGCGACCCCACGGCGCTGCTCATGCAGTTCCTGCTGCTGGCGCCGCCCGAGCCGCCCTACCTGGACCTGCAGGACTTCACGTGCATCGTGCGCGCGCTGTACTCGCTCAGCTACTACCAGGTGGTGTGCCAGTTCCTGGCGTCGGCCAGCGCGGAGGGTCGCGCGGCGCTGCTGGCCCCCGCGCGGCCGGGCGAGCCCGCGGGGCTGCGCGCGGCCGCCCGCACGCTGCTCACGGCGCTGGCGGGCTCCGACCTGTTCACGGAGGACGGCCCGCCCGGCGCCAGCGCGCCGCTCGACCTCGCCGACATGGAGCGACAG CTGCAAGAGCTGCTGCTGCCGTTCCTGCGCATCGCGGCGCTGCTGCGGCACCACCTGTACGGCGCGGCGCTGCCCGAGGTGAGCACGCCGCGCCTGGAGTTCGTGCGCCTGGCCTACTACCTGGAGCTGGTGACCGAGGGCATGGAGTGGGCCTCGTGGGCGGCCGGGCGCGCGCTGGCGCCCgacagcgcggcggcggcgcgggcctGGGCGCGCCAGctgggcggcgcggcggcgcgcggccagCTGGCCGTGCGGCGGCTGCT